The Pseudomonas berkeleyensis genome includes a region encoding these proteins:
- a CDS encoding aspartate aminotransferase family protein, whose product MTASGIAPTAVETFAARERARFLERNPKSVALAERARHSLYGGVPMHWMADWSTPVPLFVERAKGARFFDVDGHEYVDFCLGDTGTMFGHSPDPVARALAEQANNGLTTMLPGEDAVVCGELLAQRFGLPYWQVTATATDSNRYVLRWARAITQRKTLLVFDGCYHGTVDDVMVRERDGQTVHRSGLVGQAYDLTEHSRAIPFNDIEALEAALAQGDVCALLCEPAMTNIGMVLPDPGFMQKCRELTRKYGSLLIIDETHTISTDIGGCTRLWGLDPDFFVVGKPIAGGVPCGIFGCSAAMADAMTQARQRASEGSHGHGHSGMGTTLSANALAMHCMRANLEQVMTQAAYDHMLPLAARLAEGFRHLIDKHGLKWSVTELGARCEFQFCATPPRTGAEAEAAFHDELQMALHLYLINRGILITPFHNMTLCCPSTTAADVDKLIAMLDTALTELLAIPGARE is encoded by the coding sequence ATGACTGCCAGTGGTATCGCCCCAACCGCCGTGGAAACCTTCGCTGCCCGTGAGCGCGCCCGCTTCCTCGAACGCAACCCGAAGTCGGTGGCCCTGGCCGAGCGTGCCCGCCATTCCTTGTATGGCGGCGTGCCGATGCACTGGATGGCCGACTGGTCGACACCGGTGCCGCTGTTCGTCGAGCGTGCCAAGGGGGCGCGCTTCTTCGATGTCGACGGTCATGAATACGTCGACTTCTGCCTGGGTGACACCGGCACCATGTTCGGCCACTCGCCCGATCCGGTGGCGCGCGCCCTCGCCGAGCAGGCCAACAATGGCCTGACCACCATGCTCCCAGGTGAGGATGCTGTGGTCTGCGGCGAACTGCTGGCTCAGCGCTTCGGCCTGCCCTACTGGCAGGTGACCGCCACCGCCACCGACTCCAACCGCTATGTGCTGCGCTGGGCGCGCGCCATCACCCAGCGCAAGACCCTGCTGGTGTTCGACGGCTGCTACCACGGCACTGTCGACGACGTCATGGTGCGCGAGCGCGACGGCCAGACCGTGCACCGCTCGGGCCTGGTCGGCCAGGCCTATGACCTGACCGAGCACAGCCGCGCCATTCCTTTCAACGATATCGAGGCGCTGGAAGCGGCGCTGGCGCAAGGCGACGTATGCGCCCTGCTCTGCGAGCCGGCGATGACCAACATCGGCATGGTATTGCCCGATCCGGGCTTCATGCAGAAGTGCCGCGAGCTCACGCGCAAGTACGGCAGCCTGCTGATCATCGACGAAACCCACACCATCTCCACCGATATCGGCGGCTGTACACGGCTGTGGGGGCTCGACCCGGACTTCTTCGTGGTCGGCAAGCCAATCGCCGGCGGCGTGCCGTGCGGCATCTTCGGTTGCAGCGCAGCGATGGCCGACGCCATGACCCAGGCCCGCCAACGCGCCAGCGAAGGCAGCCATGGTCACGGCCACAGCGGCATGGGTACCACCCTGTCGGCCAATGCCCTGGCCATGCACTGCATGCGCGCCAACCTGGAACAGGTGATGACCCAGGCCGCCTACGACCACATGCTGCCGCTGGCCGCACGCCTGGCCGAGGGCTTCCGCCACCTGATCGACAAGCACGGCCTGAAGTGGTCGGTGACCGAGCTGGGCGCGCGTTGCGAATTCCAGTTCTGCGCCACGCCGCCGCGCACCGGCGCCGAGGCCGAGGCCGCCTTCCATGACGAGCTGCAGATGGCCCTGCACCTGTACCTGATCAACCGCGGCATCCTGATCACCCCGTTCCACAACATGACCCTGTGCTGCCCCAGCACCACGGCCGCGGATGTGGACAAGCTGATCGCCATGCTCGATACGGCCCTCACCGAGCTGCTGGCCATCCCTGGCGCCCGTGAGTAG
- a CDS encoding glutamine synthetase family protein: MQFANPQEARDFLERHPEVRSIELMLIDANGIPRGKLLHRDELLAIYENGRPLPSSILSLTIQGEDVEESGLVWEVADADCWTYPLPGSLTLQPWRAVPTGQLQVSMHPTQGLPATPGDPRHVLVRAIEALKADGYHPVMAVELEFYLLDKQRDANGRPQPAVQMNGVRPQAPQVYGVYELEQVQPFLDDLYAACEAQGLPVRTAISEYAPGQLELTLEHRFNALQAVDEGVRYKRLVKGVANKHGLQACFMAKPFGDQAGSGLHMHVSLADAEGNNLMASEDPYGTPLLRHAIGGMMATLGDAMAIFCPNANSFRRFQANSYAPLAKSWGVNNRTVSFRVPGGPANSRHVEHRICGADANPYLAAAAILAGIHKGIREQIDPGEAIVGNGYEQARETLPTDWLTALRNLEGSSWAREALGEEFLKVFLAIKWAEYRQFMGEVGEQDWRWYLSHA; encoded by the coding sequence ATGCAATTCGCCAACCCCCAGGAAGCCCGCGATTTCCTCGAACGCCACCCCGAGGTGCGCAGCATCGAGCTGATGCTGATCGACGCCAACGGCATTCCACGCGGCAAGCTGCTGCACCGCGACGAACTGCTGGCGATCTACGAGAACGGCCGACCGCTGCCCAGCTCCATCCTGTCGCTGACCATCCAGGGCGAGGACGTCGAGGAAAGTGGCCTGGTCTGGGAAGTGGCCGATGCCGACTGCTGGACCTACCCCCTCCCCGGTAGCCTGACCCTGCAACCCTGGCGCGCGGTGCCCACCGGCCAGTTGCAGGTGAGCATGCACCCGACCCAGGGTCTGCCGGCCACGCCGGGTGACCCCCGCCACGTGCTGGTGCGTGCCATCGAGGCGCTGAAGGCCGACGGCTATCACCCGGTGATGGCGGTGGAGCTGGAGTTCTACCTGCTGGACAAGCAACGCGACGCCAATGGCCGCCCACAGCCCGCCGTGCAGATGAACGGCGTGCGCCCGCAGGCGCCGCAGGTCTATGGCGTGTACGAGCTGGAGCAGGTGCAACCGTTCCTCGACGATCTCTACGCTGCTTGCGAGGCGCAGGGCCTGCCGGTACGCACGGCGATTTCCGAATACGCACCCGGCCAGCTCGAACTGACCCTGGAGCACCGCTTCAATGCCCTGCAGGCAGTGGACGAAGGCGTGCGCTACAAGCGCCTGGTCAAGGGCGTGGCCAACAAGCACGGGCTACAGGCCTGCTTCATGGCCAAGCCGTTCGGCGATCAAGCCGGCAGCGGCCTGCACATGCACGTGTCGCTGGCCGACGCCGAGGGCAACAACCTGATGGCCTCGGAAGACCCGTATGGCACGCCACTGCTGCGCCACGCCATCGGCGGCATGATGGCCACGCTGGGCGATGCCATGGCGATCTTCTGCCCCAACGCCAACTCCTTCCGCCGCTTCCAGGCCAACAGCTACGCGCCGCTGGCCAAGAGCTGGGGGGTGAACAACCGCACCGTGTCGTTCCGCGTACCGGGCGGGCCGGCCAACAGCCGTCACGTCGAGCACCGTATCTGCGGCGCCGATGCCAATCCCTATCTGGCCGCAGCGGCGATCCTCGCCGGTATCCACAAAGGTATCCGCGAGCAGATCGATCCAGGCGAGGCCATCGTCGGCAATGGCTACGAGCAGGCCCGCGAAACCTTGCCTACCGACTGGCTCACTGCCCTGCGCAATCTGGAAGGTTCGAGCTGGGCGCGCGAGGCATTGGGTGAGGAGTTCCTCAAGGTGTTCCTGGCGATCAAATGGGCCGAGTACCGTCAGTTCATGGGCGAGGTGGGCGAACAGGACTGGCGCTGGTATCTCAGTCACGCCTGA
- a CDS encoding substrate-binding periplasmic protein: MKRWLLLALLMAAALAQGETLRVGIEQHDYYPYYRITPDSPPEGYCLDLLEAFAKHEGLTLELLPQPLNRLYRNMLDEQSLDLLFPDNPTWARQAKIDHPLYYSEAAIQIVDGTLVLASRRGQGLNNIHHLGTVRGFTAQAWQPLLDKGDVSLVETQDIHSLIRMVARGRIDALYANPQVVRYQLGQLGMAGDYLQLDQQLPLIYTSFHLSSARRPDLIERFDAFLLEEQDSVQQLKSHYGL; this comes from the coding sequence ATGAAACGCTGGCTACTGCTGGCCCTGCTGATGGCAGCCGCTCTGGCGCAAGGCGAAACCTTGCGCGTCGGCATCGAGCAGCACGATTACTATCCCTATTACCGCATCACCCCCGACAGCCCGCCCGAAGGCTATTGCCTGGACTTGCTGGAAGCCTTCGCCAAGCACGAGGGGCTGACGCTGGAGCTGCTGCCGCAGCCGCTCAACCGGCTGTATCGCAACATGCTCGACGAGCAGAGCCTCGACCTGCTGTTCCCCGACAATCCCACCTGGGCGCGCCAGGCCAAGATCGATCACCCGCTGTACTACAGCGAGGCGGCGATTCAGATCGTCGACGGCACCCTGGTGCTGGCCAGCCGTCGCGGCCAGGGCCTGAACAACATTCACCACCTGGGCACGGTGCGAGGTTTCACCGCCCAGGCCTGGCAACCCCTGCTCGACAAGGGCGACGTAAGCCTGGTGGAAACCCAGGATATCCACAGCCTGATCCGCATGGTCGCGCGCGGGCGTATCGATGCGCTCTACGCCAATCCGCAGGTGGTGCGCTACCAGCTCGGCCAACTGGGCATGGCCGGCGACTACCTGCAGCTGGATCAGCAACTGCCGCTGATCTACACCAGCTTCCACCTCAGCAGCGCCCGACGCCCTGATCTGATCGAACGCTTCGATGCCTTCCTGCTGGAGGAGCAGGACAGCGTGCAGCAGCTCAAGTCCCACTACGGGCTGTGA
- a CDS encoding tetratricopeptide repeat protein, whose product MMPMRHIPLLLLSLLALPVLAEEQCASAAQCNQVGTAAYQAGRFDQAIEAFERQLRRVERDDAVGLELAVNNLMLANLRAGDAGMARAWLQLALDSNLSGSATRHNLAKVSQALDYSALSASPVGRYLRYGGQAVWSELQISEDGSGGYLANFAPLRAGARVEEYGPAAIGGLEGKLVGDTVQMRLEDAGGSDCAVQLLREGIHMQVLEVFADGCQDYGGMGISVGGNYIKVRP is encoded by the coding sequence ATGATGCCTATGCGCCACATTCCGCTTTTGCTATTGAGCCTGCTTGCCCTGCCGGTGCTGGCCGAGGAGCAATGCGCCAGCGCGGCGCAATGTAACCAGGTCGGTACGGCGGCTTATCAGGCGGGCCGTTTCGACCAGGCCATCGAGGCCTTCGAGCGGCAGTTGCGCCGTGTCGAGCGCGACGATGCCGTCGGGCTCGAACTGGCCGTGAACAACCTGATGCTGGCCAACCTGCGCGCGGGCGATGCCGGAATGGCGCGGGCCTGGCTGCAACTGGCGCTGGACAGCAACCTGTCCGGCTCGGCGACTCGCCACAACCTGGCCAAGGTCTCGCAGGCGCTGGATTATTCGGCGTTGAGCGCCAGCCCGGTGGGTCGCTACCTGCGCTACGGCGGTCAGGCCGTGTGGAGCGAATTGCAGATCAGCGAAGATGGCAGTGGCGGTTATCTCGCCAATTTCGCCCCTCTGCGCGCCGGTGCCCGGGTCGAGGAATATGGCCCGGCCGCGATCGGTGGGCTGGAGGGTAAGTTGGTGGGTGATACCGTGCAGATGCGCCTGGAGGACGCCGGCGGCAGCGATTGTGCGGTGCAACTGCTGCGCGAGGGCATCCATATGCAGGTGCTGGAGGTGTTCGCCGACGGCTGCCAGGACTATGGCGGCATGGGCATCAGCGTGGGGGGAAACTACATCAAGGTACGCCCCTGA
- a CDS encoding acyl-CoA thioesterase: MEAGTAQLTMTVLMTPDMANFSGNVHGGTLLKYLDEVAYACASRYAGCYVVTLSVDQVMFREPVHVGELVTFLASVNHTGRTSMEIGIKVITENIRERSVRHTNSCFFTMVAVDANGRPAPIPELQPDTPDGLRRQRQAKQRRQIREELQQRYQALSEEKNA; the protein is encoded by the coding sequence ATGGAAGCCGGAACTGCGCAACTGACGATGACCGTACTGATGACACCGGATATGGCCAATTTCTCCGGCAATGTCCACGGCGGCACCCTGCTCAAGTACCTCGACGAAGTCGCCTACGCCTGCGCCAGCCGCTATGCCGGTTGCTACGTGGTGACCCTGTCGGTGGATCAGGTGATGTTCCGCGAGCCGGTACACGTCGGCGAGCTGGTCACCTTCCTCGCCTCGGTCAACCACACTGGGCGCACCTCGATGGAGATCGGCATCAAGGTGATCACCGAGAACATCCGCGAGCGCTCGGTGCGCCACACCAACAGCTGCTTCTTCACCATGGTCGCGGTCGATGCCAATGGCCGTCCGGCGCCGATTCCGGAATTGCAGCCGGATACTCCCGACGGCCTGCGCCGCCAGCGCCAGGCCAAACAGCGCCGGCAGATCCGCGAAGAGCTGCAGCAGCGCTACCAGGCGCTGAGCGAAGAGAAGAACGCCTGA
- a CDS encoding AraC family transcriptional regulator: MDDPRIARAVRLLDGVPAAPLGLDAVAEHVGLSPFHFQRYFQEVMGESPSAYLRRTRLDRAAMGLLMGAESVMQVALDAGYASHEAFIRAFQRRFGRVPSQYRQFAQRNRPLPTSLQCEQAAQVRVQLFKPLPLLAMRFHGSYGDREEHWHIFGDYLRRIGFPLEKAQALGVSLDGSLVTPAEQIRYDCAVIDPGFDATATALTRHSLPAGRYATLRFDGAYLPGIVNTLSSVAIAWLPASGEKLKAVNNGGFELFHTPPWTQSGGQQSVTVALPLA, translated from the coding sequence TTGGATGATCCCCGCATTGCCCGTGCGGTACGCCTGCTCGACGGTGTTCCGGCAGCGCCTCTTGGCCTGGATGCCGTGGCCGAGCATGTCGGCCTTAGCCCGTTTCATTTCCAGCGCTATTTCCAGGAGGTGATGGGCGAGTCGCCCAGTGCCTACCTGCGTCGCACCCGGCTGGATCGTGCCGCGATGGGGCTGCTGATGGGCGCGGAGTCGGTAATGCAGGTCGCCCTGGATGCCGGGTACGCCAGCCACGAAGCGTTCATCCGGGCCTTCCAGCGTCGTTTCGGCAGGGTGCCCAGCCAGTACCGTCAGTTCGCGCAGCGCAACCGCCCCCTGCCGACCTCACTGCAGTGCGAGCAGGCTGCGCAGGTTCGGGTGCAGCTCTTCAAGCCGCTGCCCCTGCTCGCCATGCGCTTTCACGGCTCCTATGGTGATCGTGAGGAACACTGGCATATCTTCGGAGATTACCTGCGCCGGATCGGTTTCCCTCTCGAGAAGGCGCAGGCGCTGGGCGTCTCCCTGGATGGTTCCCTGGTGACGCCGGCTGAGCAGATACGGTACGACTGCGCGGTGATCGACCCGGGCTTCGACGCCACGGCCACGGCGCTGACCCGGCACAGTCTGCCGGCGGGTCGTTACGCGACGCTGCGTTTCGATGGTGCCTACCTGCCAGGCATCGTCAATACCCTGAGCAGCGTCGCGATCGCCTGGTTGCCCGCGTCAGGCGAGAAGCTGAAGGCGGTCAACAACGGCGGGTTCGAGCTGTTCCACACACCGCCCTGGACACAGAGCGGCGGCCAGCAATCGGTCACCGTGGCGTTGCCGCTGGCCTGA